The following nucleotide sequence is from Cellvibrio sp. PSBB006.
CATACATTGGCATTACTGACGAGGTGAAGAATATTTTTGGTTCAAGGTGAGATAATCAGGATCGACGAATAGGCTCTGGCCAGCATTAACCTTTAGTAAATTCTGGCTGAGAGCCTTAAAAATCAGTTTAGCCGATCAGACAGTAACCCTGGTGGACATTGTTATAAATCTAAAAGTCATTTTAGTTTCGGAACTCATATTCACCATAGATTGGATCAAAAAAAACAGGCATCTTCATTTAAGCAAGCCGCGCAACAAACACATTTGCCTTCACGTACGTGTAATTCCGTGTAATTGACTTTTCTGCAAAGCGAAGCGGCTATATAAAAACCGAAAAAGCCATAACAAATTGTTATCTAAAGCACCGCTTCATTACTGGCATGTAAAGCAGCAATAGGCTTTACTATTCAGCAGTGCGACATTGGGATTCAGACAAGGCGTGTTGTTATGGACATCTTCACTCGGTTTAACCGCAAAGCCATTCAAGACCGGCAGATAGATACGCTGATCGGTATCAGCAAAGGGCTTATTGCTGACAACACCATCAATACCATGGAAGCCGAATTCCTGATGAATTGGCTTATCCAAAATCAACAAACCAGCAACCCCGTCATTGTTAACCTGCTCGAAAAAATCGGCATCATGCTGCAAGACGGCATATTGGATAATGGAGAATCCAAAGAGCTGCTTTCACTCTTGCACCGTATAACCGGCGAAAGCAGCACGCTCGGCGAATTGACCAAAACCACCACATTACCAATCAATAAACCACAACCCGCTATTACTTTTCATGGTATGACATTTTTGTTCACAGGAACCTGTGCATTTGGCACGCGCGCCCAATGCCAAGCAGCCGTCGAAACGCTTGGCGGTGTAAATGCTGGCAGCGTGAATAAATCATTAAATTATTTGGTGCTTGGAACCTATGTAACGGATAGCTGGGCGCATGAAACCTTTGGACGGAAGATAGAAAAGGCGATGGAGTATCGGGATAGTGGAGTGCCGTTGGTGATTGTGACGGAGGAGCATTGGGCTGGAGAGGCTGGACTTGCTTGAAAGTTGGGACCGCTTTGTGCCCAAAGCGGACTTTGAGTGTTAGGTAAATATGCAGAATTTTGTAAAAGGAAAAACTGATGTATTTGAAAAGCTTGGTGATTTCCAATTTTCGAAAAATAAAATATACAAGATTTGATTTTAGCGAAGGACTAAATGTCATTGTGGGCGCGAATAATATAGGAAAGACTGCTCTAGTTGACGCTCTTCGATCATTATTGGCGGGCCACGAAGACCCATATCCTTCTCTCACAATTGAGGATATACACCGGCCTGCGGATGGTGGTTCTGCAATTGGGCCAATTTCTTTTGAGTTCATTTTTGATGGCTTGTCGCATGAGGATGAAGCCGATTTTATCCAAGCATTGGTGCCAAACGGAAAAGCGTTCGAAGCTCATCTCTTTGTTAGCTACTCACTTGTTGATGAATCGAGTGAGCGATTGAGACCTAGGCGTTGGTGCGGGGCTCATGAAGAGCTTGGGCTTACTAGCGACATGCTGGAAAACTTGCGGGGAGTATATTTGCCGCCATTGAGGGACGCATCTCAGGGTTTAAGGCCTGGAAGGCGTAGCCAGTTAGCTAGATTGATGAGACTTCTTGGCGAGAAAGATCCGGTTGGAAAAGAAAGTGTTGAGACTCTTATTCGGCGGTTTGAAGTGTTATTAAAGAATAGGTCTCCAATCAAGGCAACCAAAGATGCCATTTTTTTTCGTCATAAAAATATGCTTGGTGAGACGCTTGCGCAAGAGCTTGACTTAGGAATAACTGGTTCAGATTACAATCTTGTGTCTGCGCGACTTTCACTAATGGTGGATTATTTTGGTATTGAAGCAAATGGCCTAGGTTTTAATAATTTAATATTTATGGCTGTAGTTCTTAGTGAAATGGTGAAGGATAAAACTGCCGCATATCGAGGTCTTATTATTGAAGAGCCGGAGGCTCATCTTCACCCTCAGCTTCAGGTTATTTTGCTTGAGTATTTGGAGTCGATTAAGGCTGATACTGGGGAGGGCAATGTCCAGTTATTTGTTACAAGCCACTCTCCAAATTTTGCAGCCATTGCGAACTTGGACTCAACTATTTGCATGATTCAGCGAAAAGATAGGGTTGTCGCATTTTCACCCAGGAATGTCAAATTTGATACCGTTCAAAAGGAAAGCGAAACTAAGAGAAAGAAATTGGAGCGATACTTAGACATTACTCGTGCAGAGATTTTTTTTGCGAGGCGAGTAATATTTGTCGAAGGTGCAGCTGAGCTTATGCTCATTAGTGTTTTAGCTAAAAAGCTTGGATATCAGTATGATCTTAGAAAGCATGCAATCAGCTTGATTAGCGTTGAAGGACTAAATTTTGATTGCTTTCTTCCCATATTTGGCGAAGCAGCACTCCCGATCCCAGTGGCGGCTATTACAGATGCTGACCCTGTTGCTGATCCCGACCAAGAGGATGCGGAGCCAATTTATCCAAGTTTGGAAGAGGTAGTAAATATATCTTCGAACACTAAATCAATGCTTAAATACCAA
It contains:
- a CDS encoding BRCT domain-containing protein; translated protein: MDIFTRFNRKAIQDRQIDTLIGISKGLIADNTINTMEAEFLMNWLIQNQQTSNPVIVNLLEKIGIMLQDGILDNGESKELLSLLHRITGESSTLGELTKTTTLPINKPQPAITFHGMTFLFTGTCAFGTRAQCQAAVETLGGVNAGSVNKSLNYLVLGTYVTDSWAHETFGRKIEKAMEYRDSGVPLVIVTEEHWAGEAGLA
- a CDS encoding ATP-dependent endonuclease, with translation MYLKSLVISNFRKIKYTRFDFSEGLNVIVGANNIGKTALVDALRSLLAGHEDPYPSLTIEDIHRPADGGSAIGPISFEFIFDGLSHEDEADFIQALVPNGKAFEAHLFVSYSLVDESSERLRPRRWCGAHEELGLTSDMLENLRGVYLPPLRDASQGLRPGRRSQLARLMRLLGEKDPVGKESVETLIRRFEVLLKNRSPIKATKDAIFFRHKNMLGETLAQELDLGITGSDYNLVSARLSLMVDYFGIEANGLGFNNLIFMAVVLSEMVKDKTAAYRGLIIEEPEAHLHPQLQVILLEYLESIKADTGEGNVQLFVTSHSPNFAAIANLDSTICMIQRKDRVVAFSPRNVKFDTVQKESETKRKKLERYLDITRAEIFFARRVIFVEGAAELMLISVLAKKLGYQYDLRKHAISLISVEGLNFDCFLPIFGEAALPIPVAAITDADPVADPDQEDAEPIYPSLEEVVNISSNTKSMLKYQDNLIKIFYGVKTLEYDLALHDDNRKVMIATLIEMHPKIGRDLQALINRAITDQEKAKILFTGMFERGSNKKNIQKGRYGQALADSIAKLGPAEKFVVPEYIGNAIKHVCDYEEA